Proteins encoded within one genomic window of Raineyella fluvialis:
- a CDS encoding transposase, with translation MADAHVLLPFERTAGDEIQGLVGTVEGVVGVVRHLVRLRNWRIGVGLGAVDQPLTDSTRAARGTAYLAARAAVEQARGVSVGIALRDGREEAEVSASARRAVWLAESGLLLWAAVLTRRTAEGWEMADLLDSGLSNNAAAAALRITPSAASQRAGRAAYAEADRGAWLVAALLEQAAVEGTRR, from the coding sequence GTGGCGGACGCTCACGTCCTGCTGCCCTTCGAGCGGACGGCGGGTGACGAGATCCAGGGGCTGGTCGGAACGGTCGAGGGCGTCGTCGGCGTCGTCCGGCACCTGGTCCGCCTGCGGAACTGGCGCATCGGCGTGGGCCTCGGTGCGGTGGACCAGCCCCTGACGGACTCCACTCGGGCGGCGCGCGGCACGGCCTATCTCGCCGCCCGAGCCGCGGTCGAGCAGGCCCGGGGGGTCTCCGTGGGGATCGCCCTGCGGGACGGACGTGAGGAGGCGGAGGTGTCCGCCTCGGCGCGACGGGCCGTCTGGTTGGCCGAGTCCGGCCTGCTGCTCTGGGCGGCGGTGCTGACCCGTCGCACCGCTGAAGGGTGGGAGATGGCCGATCTGCTCGACAGTGGGTTGTCGAACAACGCGGCGGCGGCGGCTCTCAGGATCACCCCGTCCGCCGCCAGCCAGCGGGCGGGTCGGGCGGCGTACGCCGAGGCCGACCGAGGGGCGTGGCTGGTGGCCGCCCTGCTCGAACAAGCCGCGGTCGAAGGGACACGGCGATGA
- the glpX gene encoding class II fructose-bisphosphatase, producing the protein MLSNHNLGLDLMRATEAAALAAARWAGRGQKETGDGAAVGAMREVLSHVRIDGTIVIGEGEKDEAPMLANGEKVGNGDGPAMDIAVDPVDGTRLLAWGMRNSIALLAGAEGGSMYNPKECFYMEKLAVGADAADVIDLEAPIGENIRNVAAAKGKTVDQITVGVLNRDRHQDLIAAIREAGAATRLFTDGDVAAAVMAAHPDMPRLDMMAGIGGSPEGVVTACAMKALGGRILARLWPTSDEERQRTLDAGHDLDKVLDTNDLVTSDHTLFVATGITPGDLVEGVTYLPDGGARTHSIVMRSASGTIRYVDAYHHLDKVEEYQRRHEVAGIDWK; encoded by the coding sequence ATGCTCTCCAACCACAACCTCGGACTCGACCTGATGCGGGCGACCGAGGCGGCCGCCCTGGCCGCCGCCCGCTGGGCAGGTCGGGGCCAGAAGGAGACCGGTGACGGCGCGGCCGTCGGCGCCATGCGTGAGGTGCTGTCCCACGTCCGTATCGACGGCACCATCGTCATCGGCGAGGGTGAGAAGGACGAGGCACCGATGCTCGCGAACGGCGAGAAGGTCGGCAACGGCGACGGCCCGGCGATGGACATCGCGGTCGACCCCGTGGATGGCACCCGGCTGCTCGCCTGGGGCATGCGGAACTCCATCGCGCTGCTCGCCGGCGCGGAGGGCGGGTCGATGTACAACCCGAAGGAGTGCTTCTACATGGAGAAGCTCGCCGTCGGGGCGGATGCGGCCGACGTCATCGACCTCGAGGCCCCGATCGGGGAGAACATCCGCAATGTCGCGGCGGCCAAGGGGAAGACGGTCGACCAGATCACCGTCGGCGTACTCAACCGTGACCGCCACCAGGACCTGATCGCGGCGATCCGCGAAGCGGGAGCAGCGACCAGGCTCTTCACCGACGGCGATGTGGCCGCCGCCGTGATGGCGGCCCACCCCGACATGCCGCGTCTCGACATGATGGCCGGCATCGGCGGCAGCCCCGAGGGCGTCGTCACCGCGTGTGCGATGAAGGCCCTGGGCGGGCGGATCCTCGCGAGGCTGTGGCCCACCTCCGACGAGGAGCGCCAGCGCACCCTGGACGCCGGGCACGACCTGGACAAGGTCCTGGACACCAACGATCTGGTGACCAGCGACCACACCCTGTTCGTGGCCACCGGCATCACCCCCGGAGACCTGGTCGAGGGAGTCACCTACCTGCCCGACGGGGGCGCCCGTACCCACTCGATCGTCATGCGCTCGGCCTCCGGCACCATCCGCTACGTGGATGCGTACCACCACCTCGACAAGGTCGAGGAGTACCAGCGTCGGCACGAGGTCGCCGGCATCGACTGGAAGTGA
- a CDS encoding catechol 2,3-dioxygenase yields MAILRMGYAHVRVTDLAEARQHYTQTMGLNEVAADGNKVYFRGWDEWDHHSVVLEEGGVGLVKFGWKAQYAEDLDQIENRARTFGLQTERFSKGENLEVGDGVRLHTPSGHVFEVYHDITSGQVDVGNVNPEAFPRDLRGVGAPALDHALITTPDVALMERMMKDVFGFWTAEQVATSLDDDAHKIGCWMTGSNQIHQLAFIEGPQSKLHHFAFRLEEGWEVTRAADLFAMDDVPIDVGPTRHGITRGKTVYFFDPSGNRNEVFAGGYLSFADRPTVTWTVDQLGKGIFYHARELNERFTTVLT; encoded by the coding sequence ATGGCAATCCTGCGCATGGGCTACGCACACGTCAGGGTCACCGACCTGGCGGAAGCCCGTCAGCACTACACGCAGACGATGGGCCTGAACGAGGTCGCCGCCGACGGCAACAAGGTCTACTTCAGGGGCTGGGACGAATGGGACCACCATTCCGTCGTCCTCGAGGAGGGCGGCGTCGGCCTGGTGAAGTTCGGTTGGAAGGCCCAGTACGCCGAGGACCTCGACCAGATCGAGAACCGGGCCCGCACCTTCGGTCTCCAGACCGAACGCTTCAGTAAGGGCGAGAACCTCGAGGTCGGCGACGGCGTGCGCCTGCACACCCCGTCGGGCCACGTCTTCGAGGTCTACCACGACATCACCTCCGGCCAGGTCGACGTCGGCAACGTCAACCCCGAGGCCTTCCCGCGCGACCTGCGCGGCGTCGGCGCTCCGGCCCTCGACCATGCCCTCATCACCACCCCGGACGTGGCGCTGATGGAGCGGATGATGAAGGACGTCTTCGGCTTCTGGACCGCCGAGCAGGTCGCCACCTCGCTCGACGACGACGCGCACAAGATCGGCTGCTGGATGACCGGGTCCAACCAGATCCACCAGCTCGCCTTCATCGAGGGTCCCCAGTCCAAGCTGCACCACTTCGCCTTCCGACTCGAGGAAGGCTGGGAGGTCACCCGCGCCGCCGACCTGTTCGCCATGGACGACGTGCCGATCGACGTCGGCCCGACCCGCCACGGCATCACCCGTGGCAAGACCGTCTACTTCTTCGACCCGTCGGGCAACCGCAACGAGGTCTTCGCCGGCGGCTACCTGTCCTTCGCCGACCGCCCGACGGTCACCTGGACGGTGGACCAGCTGGGCAAGGGCATCTTCTACCACGCCCGCGAGCTGAACGAGCGGTTCACCACCGTTCTGACCTAG
- a CDS encoding FAD-binding oxidoreductase: MSTSVSPSVPTTSELLSGWGRTAPTRADVLHPRDAESVIEAVRDAADRQATGGRGLLARGLGRSYGDVAQNAGGVVIDMTGLTTIHSIDPDTAMVDVDAGVSLDALMKAALPHGLWVSVLPGTRQVTVGGAIGNDVHGKNHHSAGSFGDHVRWMQLLVADGRVLELTPDGTPDDPDASIFWATIGGIGLTGIILRVRLSMTRTETAYFIADGVVTHDLDETIAVHSDGSESKYEYSSAWFDAISGPPKLGRAAISRGSLAKLDELPEKLRKDPLAFDAPTLVTLPDVFPNGLANKYTFSALGTAWYLKSGNYTGKVQNLTQFYHPLDLFGEWNRAYGTEGFLQYQFVVPPAAVEEFKSIIGDIQRSGHYSFLNVFKLFGEGNRAPLSYPMSGWNVCVDFPIRRGLDTFLNNLDARVLEFGGRLYTAKDSRTSAENFHRMYPGIDQWIATRRRVDPNGLFMSDMGRRLELS; the protein is encoded by the coding sequence ATGAGCACCTCAGTCAGCCCCAGCGTCCCGACCACCTCCGAGCTCCTGTCCGGGTGGGGCCGCACCGCCCCGACCCGTGCCGACGTCCTGCATCCGCGCGACGCCGAGTCCGTCATCGAGGCGGTCCGGGACGCCGCGGATCGCCAGGCAACTGGGGGACGTGGCCTACTGGCCCGCGGCCTGGGACGTTCGTACGGTGACGTCGCCCAGAATGCCGGTGGCGTCGTCATCGACATGACCGGCCTGACCACGATCCACTCGATCGACCCCGACACGGCGATGGTCGACGTCGACGCCGGCGTGAGCCTGGACGCCCTGATGAAGGCAGCCCTGCCGCACGGCCTGTGGGTCTCGGTGCTGCCCGGCACACGTCAGGTCACCGTGGGGGGCGCGATCGGCAACGACGTGCACGGCAAGAACCACCACAGTGCCGGCTCCTTCGGCGACCATGTCCGGTGGATGCAGCTGTTGGTGGCGGACGGACGGGTCCTCGAGCTCACCCCGGACGGCACCCCTGACGACCCGGACGCCTCGATCTTCTGGGCGACGATCGGAGGGATCGGGCTCACCGGCATCATCCTACGCGTCCGCCTGTCAATGACGCGTACGGAGACGGCCTACTTCATCGCCGACGGTGTCGTCACCCATGACCTGGACGAGACCATCGCGGTGCATTCCGACGGCTCCGAGTCGAAGTACGAATACTCGAGCGCCTGGTTCGACGCGATCAGCGGCCCGCCCAAGCTGGGGCGGGCGGCTATCTCCCGCGGCTCGCTGGCGAAGCTCGACGAGCTGCCCGAGAAGCTGCGCAAGGACCCCCTGGCCTTCGACGCACCGACGCTGGTGACCCTGCCCGACGTCTTCCCGAACGGGTTGGCGAACAAGTACACCTTCTCCGCGCTGGGCACCGCTTGGTACCTGAAGAGCGGGAACTACACCGGGAAGGTGCAGAACCTCACGCAGTTCTACCATCCGCTTGACCTGTTCGGGGAGTGGAACCGGGCGTACGGCACCGAGGGCTTCCTGCAGTACCAGTTCGTGGTCCCGCCGGCCGCCGTCGAGGAGTTCAAGAGCATCATCGGCGACATCCAGCGGTCAGGCCACTACTCCTTCCTCAACGTGTTCAAGCTCTTCGGCGAGGGCAACCGGGCACCGCTGAGCTACCCCATGTCCGGCTGGAACGTCTGCGTCGACTTCCCGATCCGTCGTGGCCTGGACACGTTCCTCAACAACCTCGACGCCCGGGTGCTGGAGTTCGGTGGGCGCCTCTACACGGCCAAGGACTCCCGGACCAGCGCCGAGAACTTCCACCGGATGTACCCCGGGATCGACCAGTGGATCGCCACCCGCCGCCGCGTCGATCCGAACGGACTCTTCATGTCCGACATGGGGCGCCGGCTCGAGCTGTCCTGA
- a CDS encoding GtrA family protein → MQVTPEPDPSATSRRTAADRFLAMRHGLWTRLPGRLSHIIPPDLIGYAILNLFCFLVDMSVLTLFFRVFHAPYPVSTTVGYGTALVLSYLLNRWLNFHSRAPVGPQTVRYAFVVLINYFVLLQGVGTGLELLGVQFQLARLIAAVCEGIWTYIGMRWIVFRGDTRPAHSSAPVAEPDPVRVRS, encoded by the coding sequence GTGCAGGTCACTCCCGAGCCCGATCCGTCCGCGACGTCCCGTCGTACCGCCGCCGACCGTTTCCTGGCGATGCGCCACGGGCTGTGGACCCGCCTTCCGGGCCGGCTCAGCCACATCATCCCGCCGGATCTCATCGGCTACGCGATCCTGAACCTGTTCTGCTTCCTGGTCGACATGTCCGTACTGACGCTGTTCTTCCGCGTCTTCCACGCGCCCTATCCGGTGTCGACGACGGTCGGCTACGGCACCGCTCTCGTCCTGTCCTACCTGCTCAACCGGTGGCTCAACTTCCACTCCCGCGCTCCGGTCGGTCCCCAGACCGTCCGCTACGCCTTCGTGGTGCTGATCAACTACTTCGTCCTCCTCCAAGGGGTCGGCACCGGGCTGGAGCTGCTCGGCGTCCAGTTCCAACTGGCTCGGCTGATCGCCGCGGTCTGTGAGGGCATCTGGACCTACATCGGCATGCGCTGGATCGTCTTTCGCGGTGACACCCGCCCCGCGCACTCCTCGGCCCCCGTCGCCGAGCCGGATCCGGTGCGCGTACGCAGCTGA
- a CDS encoding DUF1697 domain-containing protein, which yields MDYAMFLRGINVGGIRVPMAALKDCLADIGLENVRTYQQTGNVTFSSGEPLRNLWPTIEEALTSTFSYEAHVLLLPRTELDAVVSGYPFPPSEDHHRYAVLCASDQVAADLVDLALTAAHESGGDTERVAGGTRVVYWSCPKGSTLTTPFAKVLGQRRFRATTTSRNLNTLEKML from the coding sequence ATGGACTACGCGATGTTCCTGCGGGGCATCAATGTGGGTGGGATCCGGGTGCCGATGGCGGCTCTCAAGGACTGCCTGGCGGACATCGGTCTGGAGAATGTCCGGACCTACCAGCAGACGGGCAATGTGACCTTCAGCTCGGGTGAGCCACTACGGAACCTGTGGCCGACGATCGAGGAGGCCCTGACGTCCACCTTCTCCTACGAGGCCCACGTCCTGCTGCTCCCACGCACGGAGCTGGACGCCGTCGTGTCCGGCTACCCGTTCCCGCCCAGCGAGGACCACCACCGCTATGCGGTCCTCTGTGCCAGCGACCAGGTGGCCGCGGACCTCGTCGACCTGGCGCTGACGGCCGCCCACGAATCGGGCGGGGACACGGAGCGGGTGGCCGGCGGCACCCGGGTCGTCTACTGGTCCTGCCCCAAGGGATCGACCCTCACGACGCCCTTCGCCAAGGTGCTCGGCCAACGGCGCTTCCGCGCCACCACCACGAGTCGCAACCTGAACACCCTCGAGAAGATGCTCTGA
- a CDS encoding DedA family protein, producing the protein MLHQITEFILGATTSVWAYLLLVVLILGDALVPVVPSESIVISMASLLVHAHPWLLVVLLLVTALSAWCGDNIAYSIGRSRWLAGSALWRRPRLARAVNWARAELFRRGATFIIVGRFIPGVRIAINLVCGVVGYSRRRYMEVVVVSSSLWALYCVLVGALAGAWFKSNPLIGIVVAIGAGMVLGPLVDWLLRRTILRGPVASAEETPDAPEGSQMP; encoded by the coding sequence ATGCTGCACCAGATCACCGAGTTCATCCTCGGCGCGACGACATCCGTCTGGGCCTACCTGCTGCTGGTCGTGCTGATCCTCGGCGACGCGCTGGTCCCGGTGGTCCCCAGCGAGTCGATCGTGATCTCGATGGCGTCCCTGCTCGTGCATGCGCACCCCTGGCTGCTGGTCGTGCTCCTCCTGGTCACGGCCCTCTCGGCCTGGTGCGGGGACAACATCGCCTACTCGATCGGCCGATCGCGCTGGCTCGCGGGTAGTGCACTGTGGCGCCGGCCGAGGCTCGCCCGCGCCGTCAACTGGGCCCGCGCCGAACTCTTCCGGCGAGGAGCCACCTTCATCATCGTCGGGCGGTTCATCCCTGGGGTGCGGATCGCCATCAACCTCGTCTGTGGCGTGGTCGGTTACTCCCGACGCCGCTACATGGAGGTCGTGGTCGTGAGTTCCTCCCTGTGGGCGCTCTACTGTGTGCTGGTCGGTGCGCTGGCCGGAGCATGGTTCAAGAGCAACCCGCTGATCGGCATCGTGGTCGCCATCGGCGCCGGCATGGTCCTCGGGCCTCTCGTCGACTGGCTGCTGCGCCGTACGATCCTGCGCGGCCCCGTGGCCTCCGCCGAGGAGACACCCGACGCGCCCGAAGGCTCGCAGATGCCCTGA
- a CDS encoding glutamine amidotransferase: protein MRANRWCRLPDGPVTGQTNDMRPFLLLATRAEDAIADDEFAAVVRHGGLQPGQVVRLRVDREPIGELDLDAWSGILLGGSPFNSSDPVETKSAVQLEVEAELARVLDLVVEQDFPFLGACYGIGTLGTHEGAVVDRTFAEPVGPVSVELTLAGRKDPLCAGLPTRFDAFVGHKEAVRELPSGAVLLATSDPCPVQMFRIKKNLYATQFHPELDADGLSRRIEEYKHHGYFAPHETEELKAVARRSAVPHPPRLLRNFFRLYARD from the coding sequence GTGCGTGCCAACAGATGGTGCCGGCTGCCCGACGGCCCGGTGACCGGGCAGACTAACGACATGCGCCCCTTCCTCCTGCTGGCCACCCGGGCCGAGGATGCCATCGCCGACGACGAGTTCGCGGCCGTCGTCCGTCATGGCGGGCTCCAGCCCGGCCAGGTCGTCCGGCTGCGGGTCGACCGGGAACCCATCGGTGAGCTCGACCTGGATGCCTGGTCGGGGATCCTGCTGGGCGGCAGCCCGTTCAACTCCTCCGATCCGGTCGAGACCAAATCCGCGGTGCAGCTGGAGGTGGAAGCCGAGCTGGCCCGGGTCCTCGACCTGGTCGTCGAGCAGGACTTCCCCTTCCTCGGCGCCTGCTACGGGATCGGAACGCTCGGCACCCACGAGGGCGCGGTGGTGGATCGTACGTTCGCCGAGCCGGTGGGGCCGGTCAGTGTCGAACTCACCCTGGCCGGACGCAAGGATCCCCTCTGCGCCGGGCTCCCGACCCGGTTCGACGCCTTCGTCGGGCACAAGGAGGCTGTCAGGGAGCTCCCTTCCGGTGCGGTCCTGCTGGCCACCTCGGATCCCTGCCCGGTGCAGATGTTCCGGATCAAGAAGAACCTGTACGCGACGCAGTTCCACCCCGAGCTGGACGCGGACGGTCTGTCGCGTCGGATCGAGGAGTACAAGCACCACGGCTACTTCGCACCGCACGAGACGGAGGAGCTGAAAGCCGTCGCACGCCGCTCGGCGGTCCCGCACCCCCCACGGCTGCTCCGCAACTTCTTCCGGCTCTACGCCCGGGACTGA
- a CDS encoding glutamine--tRNA ligase/YqeY domain fusion protein: MTSPEPVVPASDFVRDTVRRDNEQGTYGSRVQTRFPPEPNGYLHIGHAKAITVDFGVAEDFGGTCKLRFDDTNPETEDEEFVQSIIDDIRWLGYTPDDIVYASDYFEQLYAWAELMVERGLAYVDEQDSETISAQRGGYGQPGVESPFRDTAPEDNLAKLRAMRAGEFADGSRVLRAKIDMQHENMQLRDPIMYRIRRGHHHRTGDAWCIYPTYDWAHGQSDAIEGVTHSLCTLEFESHRPLYNWFLEQLPLPGDTPKQLEFARLELTHTVTSKRRLAKLVHEGLVEGWDDPRMPTISGLRRRGYPAAAIRDFCRYVGVNRTNSRPSIELLESFVRRELNRTAQRRMAVIRPLKLVITNWPTSADGSPVVEHFSVVNNPENEADGSREVAFSGELYIERDDFAEVPPPKYFRLSPGREVRLRGAYFVTATDVVKDAEGNVVEVHCTYDPQTRGGTAPDGRKVKSTMHWVSAQHAVDATAVLYDRLFSTEAPGAATGEPLDDLNADSRELLSGCKVEAALAETVPGTVVQFERLGYFAHDPRTPMLFHRTVGLKDEWAAIQKRQGK, translated from the coding sequence ATGACCTCCCCCGAGCCCGTCGTTCCCGCCAGCGATTTCGTCCGCGACACCGTACGGCGCGACAACGAGCAGGGGACGTACGGCAGCCGGGTGCAGACCCGCTTCCCGCCGGAGCCCAACGGCTACCTCCACATCGGGCACGCGAAGGCGATCACCGTCGACTTCGGGGTAGCGGAGGACTTCGGCGGCACCTGCAAGCTCCGGTTCGACGACACCAATCCGGAGACCGAGGACGAGGAGTTCGTCCAGTCCATCATCGATGACATCCGCTGGCTCGGATACACCCCCGATGACATCGTCTACGCCTCGGACTACTTCGAGCAGCTGTACGCGTGGGCGGAGCTGATGGTCGAGCGGGGACTGGCCTACGTCGACGAGCAGGACAGCGAGACCATCTCCGCGCAGCGCGGCGGCTACGGACAGCCCGGCGTGGAGAGCCCCTTCCGCGACACCGCACCGGAGGACAACCTGGCCAAGCTGCGGGCCATGCGTGCGGGGGAGTTCGCCGACGGGTCGCGGGTGCTGCGGGCGAAGATCGACATGCAGCACGAGAACATGCAGCTGCGTGACCCGATCATGTACCGCATCCGTCGCGGCCACCACCACCGGACCGGCGACGCCTGGTGCATCTACCCCACGTACGACTGGGCCCACGGCCAGAGCGACGCGATCGAGGGCGTGACGCACTCGCTGTGCACCCTGGAGTTCGAGTCCCACCGACCGCTCTACAACTGGTTCCTCGAGCAGCTGCCGCTGCCCGGTGACACCCCCAAGCAGTTGGAGTTCGCCCGCCTCGAGCTCACCCACACGGTGACGTCCAAGCGGCGCCTGGCGAAGCTCGTGCACGAGGGCTTGGTCGAGGGCTGGGACGATCCGCGGATGCCCACTATCAGCGGGCTGCGGCGACGCGGCTACCCGGCCGCCGCCATCCGCGATTTCTGCCGCTACGTCGGGGTGAACCGGACCAACAGCCGACCCAGCATCGAGTTGCTGGAGTCGTTCGTTCGGAGGGAACTCAACCGGACCGCCCAGCGCCGGATGGCCGTCATCCGGCCACTCAAGCTGGTCATCACGAACTGGCCGACCTCCGCGGACGGCAGCCCCGTCGTCGAGCACTTCTCGGTGGTGAACAACCCCGAGAACGAGGCGGACGGCTCCCGTGAGGTGGCCTTCAGCGGCGAGCTCTACATCGAGCGCGACGACTTCGCGGAGGTCCCCCCGCCCAAGTACTTCCGGCTGTCGCCGGGTCGCGAGGTGCGGCTCCGGGGTGCCTATTTCGTCACCGCCACCGATGTCGTGAAGGACGCCGAGGGCAACGTCGTCGAGGTGCACTGCACGTACGATCCGCAGACCCGGGGCGGTACCGCCCCGGACGGCCGCAAGGTGAAGTCGACGATGCACTGGGTCTCGGCGCAGCATGCCGTTGACGCGACGGCCGTCCTCTACGATCGGCTGTTCTCCACCGAGGCACCCGGCGCGGCGACCGGTGAACCGCTGGACGATCTCAACGCCGATTCCCGGGAACTGCTGAGCGGCTGCAAGGTCGAGGCGGCACTGGCCGAGACCGTCCCCGGCACCGTGGTCCAGTTCGAGCGTCTGGGCTACTTCGCCCACGACCCGCGGACGCCGATGCTGTTCCACCGCACGGTCGGGCTCAAGGACGAGTGGGCTGCCATCCAGAAGCGCCAGGGCAAGTGA
- a CDS encoding zinc-dependent alcohol dehydrogenase family protein: protein MKALVYHGPNVKAWEDVPDPSIQEPTDCIVKVEATTICGTDLHIMKGDVPAVTDGRILGHEGVGTITEVGTAVGNFAVGDRVIISCITSCGTCSYCRKGLPSHCQTVGGIGWILGHLIDGTQAEYVRIPFADTSLYHLPEGVSDEQALFVSDIVPTGYEIGVRDGGVKPGDVVAVIGTGPVGLSAIMTAGLHGASRVIAVDLDDNRLELAGREFGATHTVNSGSPDWADQVRALTDGLGVDVAIEAVGLPATFAAALSVVRPGGQVANVGVHGKSVELPIQDKWIDNIRISMGLVNAVTGDMLLKMIAEGKLPVDKLATHRFSLAEIDEAYETFGNAARTKALKVVMTA, encoded by the coding sequence ATGAAGGCTCTGGTGTACCACGGTCCGAATGTGAAGGCGTGGGAGGACGTCCCCGACCCCAGCATCCAGGAGCCGACGGACTGCATCGTCAAGGTCGAGGCCACGACCATCTGTGGCACCGATCTGCACATCATGAAGGGCGACGTCCCGGCCGTCACCGACGGCCGCATCCTCGGTCACGAGGGCGTCGGAACGATCACCGAGGTCGGCACCGCCGTCGGCAACTTCGCCGTCGGTGACCGCGTCATCATCTCCTGCATCACCAGCTGCGGGACCTGCAGTTACTGCCGCAAGGGCCTGCCCAGCCACTGCCAGACCGTCGGGGGGATCGGGTGGATCCTCGGGCACCTGATCGACGGCACCCAGGCCGAGTACGTCCGGATCCCCTTCGCGGACACCTCGCTCTACCACCTGCCCGAAGGCGTCAGCGACGAGCAGGCACTCTTCGTCTCCGACATCGTCCCCACGGGCTACGAGATCGGTGTCCGCGACGGCGGGGTCAAGCCGGGCGACGTGGTCGCGGTCATCGGTACGGGCCCGGTGGGGCTGTCGGCCATCATGACCGCGGGCCTGCACGGAGCCTCCCGGGTGATCGCCGTCGACCTGGACGACAACCGCCTGGAGCTGGCCGGTCGTGAGTTCGGCGCCACCCACACCGTCAACTCCGGGTCTCCCGACTGGGCCGACCAGGTGCGGGCGCTGACCGACGGACTCGGGGTGGACGTGGCGATCGAGGCGGTCGGCCTCCCGGCCACCTTCGCGGCCGCTCTGTCGGTCGTCCGGCCCGGCGGCCAGGTCGCCAACGTCGGTGTGCACGGCAAATCTGTCGAGCTGCCGATCCAGGACAAGTGGATCGACAACATCCGCATCTCCATGGGCCTGGTGAACGCGGTGACCGGCGACATGCTCCTGAAGATGATCGCCGAGGGCAAGCTCCCGGTCGACAAGCTGGCCACGCACCGGTTCTCCCTGGCGGAGATCGACGAGGCGTACGAGACCTTCGGCAACGCGGCGCGGACGAAGGCGCTCAAGGTGGTGATGACCGCCTGA
- a CDS encoding DUF309 domain-containing protein yields MTMRDRDASGRPVNARPRDALGRPLARGLEDVAERVPQRTRTPFEALEDAQDYLDRGLPFQAHEVLEDQWKAADDPWRGLWQGLAQLAVALTHQRRGNLRGARSVASRAAQRLEPYASMAPYGIDVTALVSWSHALVADPDGDVPVPRIRD; encoded by the coding sequence ATGACGATGCGCGATCGTGATGCCTCCGGACGACCGGTGAACGCCCGTCCGAGGGACGCCCTCGGCCGCCCCCTCGCGCGAGGCCTCGAGGATGTCGCCGAGCGGGTGCCGCAGCGGACGCGTACGCCGTTCGAGGCCCTCGAGGACGCCCAGGACTACCTGGACCGGGGCCTGCCCTTCCAGGCCCACGAGGTGCTCGAGGACCAGTGGAAAGCGGCCGACGACCCCTGGCGCGGATTGTGGCAGGGGCTGGCGCAACTCGCCGTGGCCCTCACCCATCAACGGCGCGGGAACCTGCGTGGCGCGCGGTCGGTGGCCTCCCGGGCCGCCCAGCGCCTCGAGCCGTACGCGTCGATGGCGCCGTACGGGATCGACGTCACCGCACTCGTGAGCTGGTCCCACGCGCTGGTCGCCGATCCGGACGGCGACGTGCCGGTCCCACGGATCCGCGACTGA